Genomic window (Muntiacus reevesi chromosome X, mMunRee1.1, whole genome shotgun sequence):
GACCTTTGACAAATTACATTGCAAATTATattcacctcagtttcctcacttgaaaTGAATGAAGTTAACAACACTAACTACCAATAGGGtctttttgaggattaaatgaataatGCATGCATTTCCAAACTGCTGTGATAATCATTCAGTTATCTAGTCACTATGTACAGTGTGAGCAAATGGTCCCTGATAGCCCTGTTCacgggccttccctggtagctcaactggtaaagaatccaccagcaatgcaggagaccctggtttgaatcctgggtcaggaagatccctgggaaaaaggataggctacccataccagaattcttggatttccctggtggccaagatggtaaagaatccacctgcaatgtgggagacctgggtttgatctctgggttgggaagatcccctggaggagggcatggcaacccactcctgtattctggcctggagaatcccatggacagaggagcctggtggactacagtccatggggtcacaaagagtcagacacgattgagcgactaagcacagcacagtcctGTTCATATAGCACACACCACTGGAGATGATGCTTATTACCTACTTCTTTTACCAGGGAGGAGCTTCCATTAGAGCAAGTGTTCTTAACCTGGGGCCCAATGACATTTCTAGGGGATCCATGAActtaatgagaaaagaaaatgcttagtgctttatatgtttatattctcTGATCTCTAAGTGAAATGTATTATTTCCCACAAATGACTCAGATAACAGACCACAGTAGTATTAACAATGTCTGTGTCTTTGAAGCAAATTAGAAATCACAGGTGTTTTCATTTACTGCATATACCTCAAAATATCATTCATGCTCAGCACTTCTTTGAAATTATGATAACTATTAGTTCTGCTAAATCTTATTATTTAATACATTAACAAAGAAgtgtatttattatgtattatttatatacatatacatgcatattattatatatgtattatatatatactttcagGGTTGTATTTTAGTACAATGGGCTTCCTTTGTAATGTCATATACTTTATGCACATAAAAATGTTATTCTGAGAAACGATTTATAACCTTCACCAAATGCCAGAGGCCTCTTATCCAGGGATTAAGCTCTTCATCAAAGAAAACTTGGACTTTCACTGCCCATTCATTTCCCTCTGAGAGAGCCAGACCCACGGGGAGGGTCTGTAGATCTCCAGCCCTGCCTGTGAGTGAGTGGAAGAATCTCTCTAATACAGGGCACAGTATTAGAAAACCTGCTTGGTCTAGATCTCAATTATGTCTTTGAATATATGAGCATAACAGATAAAGAGAATATATCAACATTCAGCTGAGTACTGAATCTTTCTCCTTCAAATGGTCAGAAACACCAACATATAGCTAAGTGACAGATGGTAATCTGTCATTTCATCCACATGTTTTGAGGTCTTTCCAATCATATGATGAGCCCAGTGGGGACAAGTCCATGTCTTGCCCTCAGTGGGCAGTGGAGAGGGTAGTATGTTAAAGGACGTGGTCTCTGACCCCAGGAGGCTTGGGTCCAACTCTAGGCTCTGATACTTCATAGCTGGCTGAccaagagaaaattatttcagcACTCATGCTTGTTTCCTCATCTAACTGTACCTTCCTTGCAAAGACTGAGTGAATTAAAACAGGTAAAAACAGAATAGCGCCTAGCAGAAAGTAAGAACAGAGGGgaaatttttgtattttagaGCCTAGGTGTTTCTCAAAATGCAATTAAAGCAGCTAAGTTGTACATTTTCCCCGCAGATCAAATACTGAAGTAATGGAGTTGAAGGATTATTTTATTAGATTTTGTGGGAAAAGACATTTAACTATCTAAAACACTACTAAGACTGTCAATGTTGTCTTCTCCTTTGCCAGTAAGAATAAACAGTTTTCTCTAAGGAACAAGGGGTCGTGGTGCTATTTCAGGAAGCGAAACACAGCAAAAGCCAACAGGCCAATATTGGTATCTGCTGAGAGGTGGCAAAAGTAAGAACAGGGCATTGCAGATAGTCTGTCTAGCAAGAAACCTAATATGCTTCTGTTAATTTAAAGAAATAGTAATAAACAAAAGTTTCTTAGGATTCTTTTCCTCAAGAGTTCTCAAAACAGCAATCTAGAATTGAatgatggatttttaaatttatcactTATAAACAAGTACAAATCCTCTGTGCAGATACACGTACCCAGATTTCATGAGCTGGGCAATATTTTCTCTCTGGAGTCCTATTTCCATCATTTCTTTGGTTTATGTACTGACATCCAACTTGTGGCAGGGGCATAAGTCACTAAAACCGTGAATCTTCTGCTATTCCCATTTTCTCTGTCGTGTACTCATCTTTAGATATGTAACATTCATTATTCTATTGAGACTTTATCATACAGGGCATCTAGCTTAAATTGCTGATAGATAAAATTACATGACCTTTGGATGAGACCTACATTCTAAAGAGGTATTTTTCTTTGGTATCTGCATTCTTCCCATCCCACCTGGAGCCTCATACAGTACAAGGTACATGGGAAGTCCTCTCTACACAGCTGTTTGAATGAAGACACCCTCTGGGATTTTATTGCCAGGAGTACAGTCTTCATCAGTGTGGCAGTTGCTTTGAATTACCAACCTTGGTGAGGAccattagaaggaaagaaacaaagaccACCAAACAGTAATCTGAAGCAAAGCTGCATTTATTTGCTTGTCTGGGAAGGGAGCAGGACTTCAGCTGGTGTCACCATGTAGCACTTGAAAAGATCAGTGAGGGCAAAATGGAGGAGGTACACAAATTCTGAATTCTGGTGTCTGGTTGGCTCACAAGCCTGAGCATAAACTCTTCTTTGCAATTGGCCATTGCACTGCTTCACTCCTTAAAAGCGCAGGCATCATTCCCAAAGATGTCCAGTGTGGGCTGCATGAAGCTCTAATGGACTCAGGATCACTCCGCTGGCCTCTCTGCATTGTTGGCTTCAAGCTGACCAAATCTTTCCTTAACAGGATCTGTAGCACATTAGTACAGCTGGGTTGATCAAGTAAGACCCGCCTGTTATCTGTCTCTTCGCTCATCTCTTTTGGATCTGCCAGACCAAACTTCTGGGCAAAAggcatatatgtatacttagaaaaaaaaaattttataagaaaGTTCTCCTTCAAAGTTATAAGAACAAAATATAAGAAGCATTCAgatacttgtacacaaatgttcagagCCACACTATTCACAATGGCAAAAGGTGGGAACAACTCaaatgtatattaacacatagtggataaacaaaatctgGTGTTCACAAACAAGAAAAGGGTATTCAAccctaaaaaggaaggaagtactGAGACCTGTgtaaacatggatgaaccttgaaaacatcatgccaAGTGAAAGACTCCAGACAGCAAAGGTCAGATAGTCTATGATTCCGTTTTTAGGAAAAATGGAGAATGGGGAAGTCCATAGAGAAATAATGTAAATCAGTGGTTtcctgggctgggggagaggaagCTGGGAAAAGAGTGCTGAATGGGTGCAGGGATTTCCCTTGGgggatgaaaatgttttgaaaatagaGGCTGTGggtgcacaacattgtaaatggagtaaatgccactgaattgtgcaCTTTAAAATAGCTGATTCTTACGTAAAcctatcacaataaaaaaaagggggaaagaaagggaTGAAGTAAACAGAAAAGTTCAGGGATCTTTTGAGCCCCATTgaaacaagaaagaaggaaaaaaatagagaagaggaagaggggcGGCTGACCAACGGGTGATCACTcagcaagagacagagagaaaggaagggggcagggggaCATCACCTCGAATATAACAAGGTTGAAAAcacctgaaaaacaaacaaatcgaCTCATTTCCAAACGTTTAGCTATTTACCTTCTGCAAACAATCCAGGGATGtcaaaaatgtaaatgattttaTAGAGAGACAACCACATCCCAGAAGTGCCTTTTCAGAGCTGCAGCCTGGAGGACACGACCTGGGCTGCAAGCAAGTGCCCCACCCCCTGCTGCACACCTGGAGGGGGCCCAGGGCCTCAACATTAAAGTGACAAGATCAAGTTTTGGTACGTTTAGCTTTTTCTCCCCCAAAATGTGTAAAAATTGCATTTCACACACTGTGCAAAAACTTAAACAAATATGGAAGTGCATTCTCTTCTGAAGGATGTTTCTGATATTTCATAGGCCACTTCAGTGTAGATTACATACCGTGAAACCCTTTGTGAAAAGCCACGACCTTCCTGTGACATGCTAACAGGGATGGACCTTGAAGTCAGGATGCTCAGTGAAATGAGCCCCTCACTGAAGATGACAACTGCAGGACCCCACTTCTAGGAAGAATCGAATGCAGCCAGACTCAGAGACCCAGAAAgtagagggctggggtgggggctgggggagagggaacCAAGAAGTTGGTGCTCCTTGGGGAGAGAGTTTCACTTGTGCAAGCAGAAAAGAATCCTAGAGATGCGTTGTGCGACAAGGTGAGTCCACCGAACACCAGTGAGCTGGACACGTAAAATGGTGACGATGCCACAGTTCATGTGTTAGTAACTcatctaaaaatttaaaaaacagtcatCTTGTTAATACTAATTTTGACTTTCTTGGTATTACAGCTTTATTGCCTGAGAGAAATAACAAGGCTTCAGGAGTTTAAACTGACCCTACTTTGGGTGTGGATACACTTGAGAACATCACAAAAAAAATAACTGTCCACAACCACCACCAAAGCCATGGCTTAGGTGAAATAATCCCAGTTTATTAAAGACCTTCAGGGCTTGTATGTAAAAATTGTGCCTCTGAGGAAGGTCTGCACATctaagaatgtaaaatagtggcacattaaaaaataacccaaGTGAGGTTGACACTCGGGATTCATTTGATTGCTGctcttgggattttttttaaagagagaaaaccaGACAGGCCTCAGGGCTTGGGGGTGGCTGGGGGGCCTCCCTCCGGGGTCCCTGCGGTCTGGCTGCCTGAATTGGGGCCCTGAGGGGGTGGCGcggtgggggcggtgggggctgTGGGGTCTGCGGGGTCTGCATCCACTGGGCACTGCATTACCCTCCAGTAAATCGGCTGGCGCGGGTCGGTCAAGGCCTGGATCCTGTGATGCAAGATCCTCAGTGCAGGGTGGCTCTGGCCAGAGCCTGGCGGAGACAACCCAGGCACCCGGGGCTGCAGGGGGTCCTGCTGCCGTCGGAGGTGAAGGAGCATTGTTGACTGGACGCGGACAGTGACATTGGGCCAGGCAGTGCCCAGTGCCCCTAGAGCCTGTAAACCCGAACACTGTGGTCCTGAGGTCTGTGCCCGTGGGGTCTCTGCCCCTGGGATCTGTGGCCCTGAGGTCTGTGCCCGTGGGGTCTCTGCCCCTGGGATCTGTGGCCCTGAGGCCCATGACCATGGGGTCTGTGCCCCTGGGATCTGTGGCCCTGAGGCCTGTGCCCGTGGGGTCTgtgcccctggagcctgtggcaCTGAGGTCTGTGCTCGTGGGGTCTCTGCCCCTGGGATCTGTAGCCCTGAGGCCCATGCCCATGGGGCCTGTGGCCCTGAGGCCTGTGCCCGTGGGGTCTCTGCCCCTGGGATCTGTGGCCCTGAGGCCTGTGACCATGGGGTCTgtgcccctggagcctgtggcaTTGACGTCTGTGCCCGTGGGGTCTCTGCCCCTGGGATCTGTGGCCCTGAGGCCTGTGCCCGTGGGGTCTgtgcccctggagcctgtgcccCTGGGGTATgtgcccctggagcctgtggcaTTGAGGCCTGTGCCCCTGGGATCTgtgcccctggagcctgtggcaTTGAGGCCTGTGCCCATGGGGTCTGTGCCCGTGGGGTCTGTGCCCCTGGGGCCTGTGGCCCTGAGGCCTGTGCCCGTGGGGTCTgtgcccctggagcctgtggccCTGAGGCCTGTGCCCGTGGGGTCTgtgcccctggagcctgtggccCTGAGGCCTGTGCCCGTGGGGTCTgtgcccctggagcctgtggcaTTGAGGCCTGTGCCCCTGGGGTCTgtgcccctggagcctgtggcaTTGAGGCCTGTGCCCCTGGGGTCTgtgcccctggagcctgtggcaTTGAGGCCTGTGCCCGTGGGGTCTctgcccctggagcctgtgcccGTGGGGTCTGTGCCCGTGGGGTCTGTGCCCCTGGGGCCTGTGGCCCTGAGGCCTGTGCCCGTGGGGTCTgtgcccctggagcctgtggcaCTGAGGTCTGTGCTCGTGGGGTCTCTGCCCCTGGGATCTGTAGCCCTGAGGCCCATGCCCATGGGGCCTGTGGCCCTGAGGCCTGTGGCCCTGAGGCCTGTGCCCGTGGGGTCTCTGCCCCTGGGATCTGTGGCCCTGAGGCCTGTGCCCATGGGGTCTgtgcccctggagcctgtggcaTTGACGTCTGTGCCCGTGGGGTCTCTGCCCCTGGGATCTGTGGCCCTGAGGCCTGTGCCCGTGGGGTCTgtgcccctggagcctgtgcccCTGGGGTATgtgcccctggagcctgtggcaTTGAGGCCTGTGCCCATGGGGTCTctgcccctggagcctgtggcaTTGAGGCCTGTGCCCCTGGGATCTgtgcccctggagcctgtggcaTTGAGGCCTGTGCCCATGGGGTCTGTGCCCGTGGGGTCTGTGCCCCTGGGGCCTGTGGCCCTGAGGCCTGTGCCCGTGGGGTCTgtgcccctggagcctgtggccCTGAGGCCTGTGCCCGTGGGGTCTgtgcccctggagcctgtggccCTGAGGCCTGTGCCCCTGGGGTCTgtgcccctggagcctgtggcaTTGAGGCCTGTGCCCCTGGGGTCTgtgcccctggagcctgtggcaTTGAGGCCTGTGCCCCTGGGGTCTgtgcccctggagcctgtggcaTTGAGGCCTGTGCCCGTGGGGTCTctgcccctggagcctgtgcccGTGGGGTCTGTGCCCGTGGGGTCTGTGCCCCTGGGGCCTGTGGCCCTGAGGCCTgtgcccctggagcctgtgcccGTGGGGTCTGTGCCCGTGGGGTCTGTGCCCCTGGGGCCTGTGGCCCTGAGGCCTGTGCCCGTGGGGTCTctgcccctggagcctgtggccCTGAGGCCTGTGCCCGTGGGGTCTctgcccctggagcctgtggcaTTGAGGCCTGTGCCCCTGGGGTCTgtgcccctggagcctgtggcaTTGACGTCTGTGCCCGTGGGGTCTctgcccctggagcctgtggcaTTGAGGCCTGTGCCCGTGGGGTCTgtgcccctggagcctgtggccCTGAGGCCTGTGCCCCTGGGGTCTgtgcccctggagcctgtggcaTTGAGGCCTGTGCCCCT
Coding sequences:
- the LOC136154350 gene encoding uncharacterized protein, coding for MGSVPLGSVALRPVPVGSVPLEPVALRSVLVGSLPLGSVALRPMPMGPVALRPVPVGSLPLGSVALRPVTMGSVPLEPVALTSVPVGSLPLGSVALRPVPVGSVPLEPVPLGYVPLEPVALRPVPLGSVPLEPVALRPVPMGSVPVGSVPLGPVALRPVPVGSVPLEPVALRPVPVGSVPLEPVALRPVPVGSVPLEPVALRPVPLGSVPLEPVALRPVPLGSVPLEPVALRPVPVGSLPLEPVPVGSVPVGSVPLGPVALRPVPVGSVPLEPVALRSVLVGSLPLGSVALRPMPMGPVALRPVALRPVPVGSLPLGSVALRPVPMGSVPLEPVALTSVPVGSLPLGSVALRPVPVGSVPLEPVPLGYVPLEPVALRPVPMGSLPLEPVALRPVPLGSVPLEPVALRPVPMGSVPVGSVPLGPVALRPVPVGSVPLEPVALRPVPVGSVPLEPVALRPVPLGSVPLEPVALRPVPLGSVPLEPVALRPVPLGSVPLEPVALRPVPVGSLPLEPVPVGSVPVGSVPLGPVALRPVPLEPVPVGSVPVGSVPLGPVALRPVPVGSLPLEPVALRPVPVGSLPLEPVALRPVPLGSVPLEPVALTSVPVGSLPLEPVALRPVPVGSVPLEPVALRPVPLGSVPLEPVALRPVPLGSVPLEPVALRPVPLGSVPLEPVALRPVPVGSLPLEPVALRPVPVGSLPLEPVALSLYT